One genomic segment of Elgaria multicarinata webbii isolate HBS135686 ecotype San Diego chromosome 21, rElgMul1.1.pri, whole genome shotgun sequence includes these proteins:
- the CTSW gene encoding cathepsin W, giving the protein MGPASLPACLMVLWWGWVFAPPGQAILPPDLSMTQLSQMFQEFMIQFNKTYQSQEERHHRFSVFAQNLEMSRALQASELGTATYGVTKFSDLTEGEFALMLGASPRSSPPPRQKQGRIPRRGPRPHSCDWRKHGAITAVKHQGSWCRSCWAFAAVSNIEALWNIHRHAPRNLSVQEVVDCVRGGDGCKGGYTWDAFLAVMKQGGLMKDKVGPGDDVDDDGNTFYPAYDDGEHACRSKKGAAAAQILDFEILPRDEEEIANVVASHGPVTAIIYWNPLQHYQNGIVKIKECDGTAWPDHAVLIVGYGEENPHRPGAKNYWIIQNSWGTNWGEKGYFRLHRGSNACSIAKFPVTARVT; this is encoded by the exons ATGGGTCCAGcttccctgcctgcttgcctgatggtgctgtggtgggggtgggtctTTGCCCCCCCTGGCCAAGCCATCTTGCCCCCAGACCTGAGCATG ACCCAGCtgagccagatgttccaggaGTTTATGATACAGTTCAACAAGACCTACCAGAGCCAAGAAG AGAGGCACCATCGCTTCAGCGTCTTCGCGCAGAACCTGGAAATGAGCCGCGCACTGCAGGCCTCGGAGCTGGGGACGGCTACCTACGGGGTCACCAAGTTCAGCGACCTGACAG AAGGCGAGTTCGCCCTGATGTTGGGGGCCTCCCCCCGCTCCTCACCGCCCCCCAGGCAGAAGCAGGGACGAATACCCCGGAGGGGCCCACGCCCACACTCCTGCGACTGGAGGAAACATGGCGCCATTACAGCAGTGAAGCACCAA ggctcctgGTGCAGGTCCTGCTGGGCTTTTGCCGCTGTGTCCAACATTGAGGCCTTGTGGAACATCCACCGCCACGCGCCACGGAACCTGTCAGTCCAGG AGGTGGTGGACTGTGTGCGTGGTGGCGATGGCTGTAAGGGGGGCTATACGTGGGATGCGTTCCTGGCTGTCATGAAGCAAG GAGGCCTGATGAAAGACAAAGTAGGCCCTggagatgatgttgatgatgacgGGAACACCTTCTATCCTGCATATGATGACGGAGAACATGCCTGTAGAAGCAAGAagggagcagcagctgcccaaaTCCTTGACTTTGAAATCCTGCCCAGGGATGAGGAAG AAATAGCCAACGTTGTTGCTTCTCACGGTCCTGTAACTGCCATCATTTATTGGAACCCCCTTCAG CATTACCAGAATGGCATTGTAAAGATCAAGGAATGTGACGGGACGGCCTGGCCAGACCATGCCGTGCTCATCGTGGGCTACGGAG AGGAAAACCCACACAGGCCTGGAGCCAAAAACTACTGGATCATCCAGAACTCTTGGGGAACGAACTGGGGGGAAAAG GGATATTTTCGGCTGCACCGGGGGAGCAACGCCTGCTCCATTGCGAAGTTCCCAGTGACTGCAAGGGTCACCTAA